The proteins below are encoded in one region of Tomitella fengzijianii:
- the gatB gene encoding Asp-tRNA(Asn)/Glu-tRNA(Gln) amidotransferase subunit GatB, translating to MTAATAAKLMSYDDVIGRFDPVLGMEVHVELGTVTKMFCGCPTAFGAAPNTQVCPVCLAFPGALPVVNDKAVEMAIRIGLALNCSITPWGRFARKNYFYPDQPKNYQISQYDEPIATEGFLDVVLDDGETFRVEIERAHMEEDTGKLTHVGGETGRIHGASHSLIDYNRAGVPLVEIVTKPVVGAGERAPEVARAYVTALRDLLKALEVSDVRMDQGSLRCDANVSLMAKDAAEFGTRTETKNVNSLKSVEVAVRYEMRRQGAVLADGGSVTQETRHFQEADGSTRQGRRKETAEDYRYFPEPDLQPVAPDAAWVEELRGTLPEMPWLRRARIQEDWGLSDEEMRDLVNAGALDLIAATADAGAPADAARSWWVSYLSQQAKTRGEELDALPITPAQVAEVIALVADGKLTNKLARQVVDGVLAGEGGPAQVMADRGLEVVRDDGALQKAVDDALAANPDIVEKIKGGKVKAAGKIVGDVMKATRGQADPARVQELVIAACS from the coding sequence ATGACTGCAGCCACCGCCGCCAAGCTCATGTCCTACGACGACGTGATCGGACGCTTCGACCCGGTCCTGGGCATGGAGGTCCACGTGGAGCTGGGCACCGTCACCAAGATGTTCTGCGGGTGTCCCACCGCGTTCGGCGCCGCACCGAACACCCAGGTGTGCCCGGTGTGCCTGGCGTTTCCGGGGGCGCTGCCGGTGGTCAACGACAAGGCCGTGGAGATGGCGATCCGCATCGGGCTGGCGCTGAACTGCTCGATCACCCCGTGGGGCCGCTTCGCGCGCAAGAACTACTTCTACCCCGACCAGCCGAAGAACTACCAGATCTCGCAGTATGACGAGCCCATCGCCACCGAGGGGTTCCTCGACGTGGTGCTCGACGACGGCGAGACGTTCCGCGTGGAGATCGAGCGCGCCCACATGGAGGAGGACACCGGCAAGCTCACGCACGTGGGCGGCGAGACCGGGCGCATCCACGGGGCCAGTCATTCGCTCATCGACTACAACCGCGCCGGTGTGCCGCTGGTGGAGATCGTCACCAAGCCCGTCGTCGGCGCGGGCGAGCGGGCGCCCGAGGTGGCGCGGGCCTACGTCACCGCCCTGCGCGACCTGCTCAAGGCCCTCGAGGTCTCGGACGTCCGCATGGACCAGGGTTCGCTGCGCTGCGACGCCAACGTGTCGTTGATGGCCAAGGACGCCGCCGAGTTCGGCACCCGCACGGAGACCAAGAACGTCAACTCGCTCAAGTCCGTCGAGGTGGCGGTGCGTTACGAGATGCGGCGCCAGGGCGCGGTGCTCGCCGACGGCGGCTCGGTGACGCAGGAGACCCGCCACTTCCAGGAGGCCGACGGCAGCACCCGTCAGGGCCGCCGCAAGGAGACGGCCGAGGACTACCGCTACTTCCCGGAGCCGGACCTGCAGCCCGTCGCCCCCGACGCTGCGTGGGTCGAGGAGCTCCGCGGGACGCTGCCGGAGATGCCGTGGCTCCGCCGCGCCCGCATCCAGGAGGACTGGGGCCTGTCCGACGAGGAGATGCGCGACCTCGTCAACGCCGGGGCGCTCGACTTGATCGCGGCGACGGCAGACGCCGGCGCCCCCGCCGATGCGGCACGCTCGTGGTGGGTGTCGTACCTGAGCCAGCAGGCCAAGACCCGCGGCGAGGAACTCGACGCCCTGCCCATCACGCCCGCGCAGGTGGCGGAGGTGATCGCCCTGGTCGCCGACGGCAAGCTCACCAACAAGCTGGCACGCCAGGTGGTCGACGGGGTCCTGGCGGGCGAGGGCGGCCCCGCACAGGTGATGGCCGATCGCGGCCTGGAGGTGGTCCGCGACGACGGCGCCCTGCAGAAGGCGGTCGACGACGCCCTTGCAGCCAACCCGGACATCGTCGAGAAGATCAAGGGCGGCAAGGTGAAGGCCGCCGGCAAGATCGTCGGCGACGTGATGAAGGCCACGCGCGGCCAGGCCGACCCGGCGCGCGTGCAGGAGCTTGTCATCGCCGCCTGCTCGTAG
- a CDS encoding response regulator codes for MTITVFIADDQAMVRQGFGALLAAQTDISVVGDAADGRAAVAEVRRLRPDVVLMDVRMPEMNGIDAAREIMDAHLDPPVRVLMLTTFDIDDYVYDALRAGASGFLLKDAPGDELVRAVRVVAGGDALLAPSITRRMISESVRRRSAVRSVPPGLKELTPREREVLEHVARGLSNGEIAQALFLSEQTVKTHVGKVLAKLGLRDRAQAVVVAYESGVVTPG; via the coding sequence GTGACGATCACGGTGTTCATCGCCGACGACCAGGCGATGGTCCGGCAGGGGTTCGGCGCGCTGCTGGCGGCGCAGACCGACATCAGCGTGGTGGGGGATGCGGCGGACGGGCGCGCGGCCGTCGCCGAGGTGCGCCGACTCCGGCCGGACGTGGTGTTGATGGACGTGCGGATGCCGGAGATGAACGGCATCGACGCCGCCCGGGAGATCATGGACGCGCACCTGGACCCGCCGGTGCGCGTGCTGATGCTCACCACCTTCGACATCGACGACTACGTCTACGACGCGTTGCGCGCCGGGGCCAGCGGATTCCTGCTCAAGGACGCGCCCGGCGACGAGCTGGTGCGGGCGGTGCGGGTGGTGGCCGGAGGGGACGCGCTGCTGGCCCCGTCCATCACCCGGCGGATGATCAGCGAATCGGTGCGCCGGCGCTCCGCCGTCCGGTCCGTGCCGCCGGGGCTCAAGGAGCTCACGCCACGGGAACGCGAGGTGCTCGAACACGTCGCGCGCGGGCTGTCCAACGGCGAGATCGCCCAGGCGCTGTTCCTGTCCGAACAGACGGTGAAGACCCACGTGGGCAAGGTGCTGGCCAAGCTGGGGCTGCGCGACCGGGCCCAGGCGGTGGTGGTGGCCTACGAGAGCGGCGTCGTCACGCCGGGGTGA
- a CDS encoding PQQ-dependent sugar dehydrogenase, which produces MVGLLTGCARFGGAETAPFHAVPETVSGAGIEPEQPPPGQAPQPPPPPGQSPAPPPPTGPCDDPDPSVIATCLDTTGAMVMLPDGNTALVAERTTGRIMAVPRDGDPTEFASVPVDPAGDGGLTGLALSPSFTEDHLVYAYITTPQDNRVVRFTQGDAPKPILTGIPKGPTGNAGDLVFTEPRQLTVLTGNAGGGGDPASLSGKLLRVQDPAPGARNPAVVAAGFGASGGLCRDPQTGSLWITDRAPTMDRLQRITADGSTPTLVWSWPDKPGVGGCAAADGTVVTALDGAKSVAAVTVSKESGAVTGDPLVLAEDKYGHFGAAVIAGDGTVWGSTVNKSSGGAVATDDRVVVIPFAGGGGSRV; this is translated from the coding sequence ATGGTGGGGCTGCTCACCGGGTGCGCACGCTTCGGCGGAGCGGAGACCGCGCCGTTCCACGCGGTGCCGGAGACGGTGTCCGGCGCGGGCATCGAGCCCGAGCAGCCGCCCCCGGGGCAGGCGCCGCAACCGCCCCCGCCGCCCGGGCAGAGTCCGGCACCGCCGCCGCCCACAGGCCCCTGCGACGACCCCGACCCGTCGGTCATCGCCACCTGCCTGGACACCACCGGGGCCATGGTGATGCTCCCGGACGGCAACACCGCCCTCGTCGCCGAGCGCACCACGGGGCGCATCATGGCGGTCCCGCGCGACGGAGACCCCACCGAGTTCGCGAGCGTGCCTGTCGATCCCGCGGGCGACGGCGGCCTCACCGGCCTGGCGCTGTCCCCCTCGTTCACCGAGGACCACCTGGTCTACGCCTACATCACCACCCCGCAGGACAATCGCGTGGTCCGCTTCACCCAGGGCGACGCACCCAAGCCCATCCTCACGGGCATCCCGAAGGGCCCCACCGGCAACGCCGGAGACCTCGTCTTCACCGAGCCGCGCCAGCTGACTGTGCTCACCGGGAACGCCGGCGGAGGTGGCGATCCCGCGTCGCTGTCCGGAAAGCTGCTGCGCGTGCAGGACCCCGCCCCCGGGGCGCGGAACCCCGCCGTCGTCGCCGCGGGCTTCGGCGCCTCGGGCGGCCTGTGCCGCGACCCGCAGACCGGCTCCCTGTGGATCACCGACCGCGCGCCGACGATGGACCGGCTGCAGCGGATCACCGCCGACGGCTCCACCCCCACGCTCGTGTGGTCGTGGCCGGACAAGCCGGGGGTCGGCGGCTGCGCGGCCGCCGACGGCACCGTCGTCACCGCCCTCGACGGCGCCAAGTCCGTCGCCGCGGTGACCGTGAGCAAGGAGAGCGGCGCGGTCACCGGCGACCCGCTGGTGCTCGCCGAGGACAAGTACGGTCACTTCGGCGCGGCGGTCATAGCCGGTGACGGCACCGTCTGGGGCTCGACGGTCAACAAGTCCTCGGGCGGCGCGGTGGCCACCGACGACCGGGTGGTCGTCATCCCGTTCGCGGGCGGCGGCGGCAGCCGGGTCTGA
- the gatC gene encoding Asp-tRNA(Asn)/Glu-tRNA(Gln) amidotransferase subunit GatC: protein MPEISRDEVAHLAMLSRLELSEAELDGFAGQLDAILGHVKTVSEVDTADVPPLSELTGVTNVGRADAIAPGLTAAEALSGAPSVEDERFVAPQILGDEQ, encoded by the coding sequence GTGCCGGAGATCTCCCGCGACGAGGTCGCACACCTCGCAATGCTGTCGCGACTCGAGCTGAGCGAGGCCGAGCTCGACGGGTTCGCCGGCCAGCTCGACGCCATCCTCGGCCACGTCAAGACGGTGTCCGAGGTCGACACGGCCGACGTCCCCCCGCTGTCCGAACTCACCGGCGTGACCAACGTGGGACGCGCCGACGCCATCGCGCCGGGCCTCACCGCGGCGGAGGCGCTCTCCGGCGCGCCGTCGGTGGAGGACGAGCGCTTCGTCGCACCGCAGATCCTGGGAGATGAGCAGTGA
- a CDS encoding glycine-rich protein, with the protein MQRRRSAGRTAARAGVGFATMALAGAAAVALPGAAGAATLPENCTSYTPPFASTQVVCDFAFTGAAQTFHVPDGVSELDVTAVGGQGQSANRSGGLGAKVDGTVDVQSGADLQVLVGGDGGDGGFNGGGYGNGRGGGASDVRTSDALDSRLIVAAGGGGAGTDRDGGNAGEDGQGSGGGTAATVDAPGVGGGSGDYRGHDGALGVGGAGHWAGFDMSGGGGGGLYGGGGGGGDDAFLYPGGGGGGGSSLVPAGGSVTLAGEDQAPSVTISYTICTGSVCQMAGSLGSLGNLFGSLS; encoded by the coding sequence ATGCAACGACGGCGATCGGCCGGGAGGACGGCCGCGAGGGCGGGAGTGGGGTTCGCGACGATGGCGCTTGCGGGGGCCGCGGCGGTGGCGCTGCCGGGGGCTGCCGGAGCGGCAACGTTGCCGGAGAACTGCACGTCGTACACGCCGCCGTTCGCCTCCACACAGGTGGTCTGCGACTTCGCCTTCACCGGGGCGGCGCAGACGTTCCACGTGCCGGACGGGGTCAGCGAGCTGGATGTGACGGCGGTCGGCGGGCAGGGGCAGAGTGCGAATAGATCAGGGGGCCTCGGCGCGAAGGTCGACGGGACAGTCGATGTGCAGTCAGGCGCGGACCTCCAGGTACTCGTCGGAGGCGACGGTGGCGACGGCGGATTCAACGGGGGCGGCTACGGTAACGGCCGTGGGGGCGGTGCCTCCGACGTGCGGACATCTGATGCGCTGGACTCCAGGCTCATCGTTGCTGCGGGCGGCGGTGGAGCCGGAACCGACCGTGATGGCGGGAACGCAGGCGAGGATGGTCAAGGCAGTGGTGGGGGAACGGCTGCCACGGTCGATGCTCCCGGCGTGGGCGGCGGATCGGGGGATTACCGAGGCCATGACGGTGCACTCGGCGTCGGCGGCGCGGGTCACTGGGCCGGCTTCGATATGTCCGGAGGCGGGGGTGGTGGCCTCTATGGCGGTGGCGGTGGCGGCGGCGACGATGCGTTTCTCTATCCCGGCGGCGGCGGTGGCGGCGGCTCCTCGCTGGTGCCCGCGGGCGGTTCGGTGACCCTCGCCGGCGAGGACCAGGCTCCGTCGGTGACGATCTCCTACACGATCTGCACCGGATCGGTGTGTCAGATGGCCGGGAGCCTGGGGAGTCTGGGGAATCTGTTCGGCTCGCTGAGCTGA
- the gatA gene encoding Asp-tRNA(Asn)/Glu-tRNA(Gln) amidotransferase subunit GatA, with amino-acid sequence MTDLTRLAASELASKIHAREVSSVEATRAHLDRIGAVDDTVGAFLHVAGEQALATAEQVDADLAGGAAPASPLAGVPLGLKDILTTTDMPTTCASKILEGWVSPYESTVVGKLRAAGIPILGKTNMDEFAMGSSTENSAFGPTRNPWDTDRIPGGSGGGSAAALAAFEAPLTIGTDTGGSIRQPAALTATVGVKPTYGTVSRFGLVAAASSLDQAGPCARTVLDAALLHQVIAGHDPRDSTSIDSPVPAVVDAARAGAQGDLAGVKVGVVRELHSDSYQSGVLGSFDAAVQQLKYLGAEVVEVSCPAFEHALAAYYLIMPSEVSSNLARFDAMRYGLRVSDDGAHSAEQVMAASRSAGFGPEVKRRIMIGTYALSAGYYDEYYGQALKVRALIARDYAKAFESVDVLASPTSPVTPWKLGEKVDDPLAMYLSDLCTLPTNLAGNCAISVPSGVSADDGLPVGLQIMAPALADDRLYRVGAAYEAARGEVEYPQL; translated from the coding sequence GTGACCGACCTCACCCGCCTGGCCGCATCCGAGCTGGCCTCGAAGATCCATGCGCGCGAGGTCTCGTCGGTGGAGGCCACCCGCGCCCACCTCGACCGGATCGGGGCGGTGGACGACACCGTCGGCGCGTTCCTGCACGTGGCCGGCGAGCAGGCGCTGGCCACCGCGGAACAGGTGGACGCGGACCTGGCCGGCGGCGCCGCGCCGGCATCGCCGCTCGCCGGGGTGCCGTTGGGGCTCAAGGACATCCTGACCACCACGGACATGCCCACCACCTGCGCCTCGAAGATCCTCGAGGGCTGGGTGTCGCCGTACGAGTCGACGGTGGTCGGCAAGCTCCGTGCCGCCGGCATCCCGATCCTCGGCAAGACCAACATGGACGAGTTCGCGATGGGCTCGTCCACCGAGAACAGCGCCTTCGGTCCCACCCGCAACCCGTGGGACACCGACCGCATCCCCGGCGGCTCCGGCGGCGGCTCGGCCGCAGCGCTCGCCGCATTCGAGGCGCCGCTGACCATCGGCACGGACACCGGCGGGTCGATCCGCCAGCCTGCCGCGCTGACGGCCACGGTCGGCGTCAAGCCCACCTACGGCACGGTGTCGCGCTTCGGGCTCGTCGCCGCCGCCTCGTCGCTGGACCAGGCGGGCCCCTGCGCGCGCACGGTGCTCGACGCTGCGCTGCTGCACCAGGTGATCGCCGGGCACGACCCGCGCGATTCCACGTCCATCGACTCGCCGGTGCCCGCCGTGGTCGACGCCGCGCGGGCCGGCGCGCAGGGCGACCTCGCCGGTGTGAAGGTGGGCGTGGTCCGCGAGCTGCACTCGGACAGCTACCAGTCCGGAGTCCTGGGCTCCTTCGACGCCGCAGTCCAGCAGCTCAAGTATCTCGGCGCCGAGGTCGTCGAGGTCTCGTGCCCCGCGTTCGAGCACGCGCTGGCCGCGTACTACCTGATCATGCCGTCCGAGGTGTCCTCCAACCTCGCGCGGTTCGACGCCATGCGCTACGGGCTGCGCGTGTCCGACGACGGCGCGCACAGCGCCGAGCAGGTCATGGCCGCGTCGCGGTCCGCCGGCTTCGGCCCGGAGGTCAAGCGCCGCATCATGATCGGCACCTACGCGCTGTCCGCCGGCTACTACGACGAGTACTACGGCCAGGCGCTCAAGGTGCGTGCGCTGATCGCCCGGGACTACGCGAAGGCCTTCGAGTCGGTGGACGTGCTCGCCTCGCCCACCAGCCCGGTCACGCCGTGGAAGCTGGGCGAGAAGGTGGACGACCCGCTGGCGATGTACCTGTCCGACCTGTGCACGCTGCCCACCAACCTCGCGGGCAACTGCGCCATCTCGGTGCCCTCCGGGGTCTCGGCCGACGACGGCCTTCCGGTGGGGCTGCAGATCATGGCGCCGGCGCTGGCGGACGACAGGCTCTACCGCGTGGGCGCCGCCTACGAGGCCGCCCGCGGGGAGGTCGAGTACCCGCAGCTGTAG
- a CDS encoding sensor histidine kinase, which produces MRALFAGRGEITLIVLVTGILYAIAWPTLQLTHQVPAPLQPLIAGLAAFPFVLVRANPVLGWSISIAAAIVIPVAFNAAPGAPGGPPWQVVHILVLLALYIAVCLTEVRAQVAAVWVGTTIVFALFAPGSDWFGWVVGLTAILVFTVLLRRLWLSRRQLERQEQLSRTERSRRAVLEERARIARDLHDVVAHHMSLVVVQAQTAQYRIGGLGPETTAEFDSIAGTAREALDEVRAMLGVLRSDEHTAERAPQPGVDRIGELIEGSRRAGIDARYEATGDASRIRTAAGVVLYRIVQESLSNATRHAPGARVQVSLCASEQEVTVRIANGPPSGASGGGLPGRSVVDGDGDDGTGGNGIGGNGIRGMRERAAAVGGTLTAEAGSDGGFVVRAVLPVAEPAHQGG; this is translated from the coding sequence GTGCGGGCCCTATTCGCGGGGCGCGGCGAAATCACCCTGATCGTGCTGGTCACGGGAATCCTGTACGCGATCGCCTGGCCGACGCTGCAACTCACCCACCAGGTGCCCGCGCCGCTGCAGCCGCTGATCGCCGGGCTCGCGGCGTTCCCGTTCGTGCTGGTGCGCGCCAATCCCGTTCTGGGCTGGAGCATCTCGATCGCCGCAGCCATCGTCATCCCGGTGGCGTTCAACGCCGCCCCCGGGGCGCCCGGCGGTCCGCCCTGGCAGGTGGTGCACATTCTGGTCCTGCTGGCCCTGTATATCGCCGTGTGCCTGACGGAGGTGCGGGCGCAGGTGGCGGCGGTGTGGGTGGGGACGACCATCGTGTTCGCCCTGTTCGCACCGGGGTCGGACTGGTTCGGCTGGGTTGTGGGCCTTACGGCGATCCTGGTGTTCACCGTGCTGCTGCGGCGGTTGTGGCTCTCGCGACGCCAGCTCGAGCGCCAGGAGCAGCTCAGCCGGACCGAGCGCAGCCGCAGGGCGGTGCTGGAGGAGCGGGCACGGATCGCACGCGACCTGCACGACGTCGTGGCGCACCACATGTCGCTCGTCGTCGTGCAGGCGCAGACGGCGCAGTACCGGATCGGCGGGCTCGGGCCGGAGACCACCGCCGAGTTCGATTCGATCGCCGGCACCGCGCGCGAGGCGCTCGACGAGGTGCGGGCGATGCTCGGCGTTCTGCGCAGCGACGAGCACACCGCGGAGCGCGCGCCGCAGCCGGGCGTCGACCGGATCGGGGAACTGATCGAAGGGAGCAGGCGTGCGGGCATCGACGCGCGCTACGAGGCGACGGGCGACGCAAGCCGGATCCGCACTGCCGCGGGGGTCGTGCTGTACCGGATCGTCCAGGAGTCGCTGTCCAACGCCACCCGCCACGCGCCGGGGGCCCGGGTGCAGGTGTCGTTGTGTGCGAGCGAGCAGGAGGTGACGGTGCGCATCGCCAACGGCCCGCCGAGCGGGGCGTCGGGGGGCGGATTACCGGGTCGGAGTGTGGTCGACGGGGACGGAGACGACGGGACCGGGGGCAACGGGATCGGGGGCAATGGGATTCGCGGGATGCGGGAGCGCGCCGCCGCGGTGGGCGGAACGTTGACGGCCGAGGCGGGGAGCGACGGAGGCTTCGTGGTGCGCGCCGTCCTGCCCGTCGCCGAACCGGCGCATCAGGGAGGATGA
- a CDS encoding ACT domain-containing protein, with product MSYLLRVVLPDRPGTLGLLALALGEAGADIQSLDVIERSGGYAVDDIVVNLPTGALPDVLITAAEAMDDTVVDAIRPFVGNLDTHRELELIELVAGAPRRGLQRLVDAAPRALQVHWAAVLDNADGRPGTAPLHASAGTPETWPDRPAQETVRSAQVVRTDADWVPEAWRVGGMALAAAPIGDGGPVLLLGRNGGPQFRPAEVARLGYITGIIGTVVR from the coding sequence TTGTCGTACCTGCTGCGTGTGGTCCTCCCCGACCGCCCGGGCACCCTGGGCCTGCTGGCGCTCGCGCTGGGCGAGGCCGGGGCCGACATCCAGTCGCTCGACGTGATCGAGCGCAGCGGCGGATACGCGGTGGACGACATCGTGGTGAACCTTCCCACCGGGGCGCTGCCGGATGTGCTCATCACCGCGGCGGAGGCGATGGACGACACCGTCGTCGACGCCATCCGGCCGTTCGTCGGCAACCTCGACACGCACCGGGAGCTCGAGCTGATAGAGCTGGTCGCGGGTGCGCCGCGGCGCGGGTTGCAGCGGCTCGTCGATGCCGCTCCCCGCGCGCTCCAGGTGCACTGGGCGGCGGTCCTCGACAACGCGGACGGCCGGCCGGGGACCGCACCCCTGCACGCCAGCGCCGGCACCCCGGAGACCTGGCCGGACCGGCCGGCGCAGGAGACGGTGCGCTCCGCCCAAGTGGTCCGCACCGACGCCGACTGGGTGCCGGAGGCCTGGCGCGTCGGGGGGATGGCGCTGGCGGCCGCGCCGATCGGCGACGGCGGGCCCGTGCTGCTGTTGGGCCGCAACGGCGGCCCGCAGTTCCGCCCCGCCGAGGTGGCGCGCCTGGGCTACATCACCGGCATCATCGGCACCGTCGTCCGGTAG
- a CDS encoding alpha/beta-hydrolase family protein has translation MTAMPALPVLAPGGVARGPLPRLAGTRAAAVARALVPRTRTLVGGSAGAAAGVYPGIMPRSMLVEGLAAGVFAVLGVGFAVLVTWLWARMVRRPGGSPGRSRAGIATAVGCAGAVTAAVAWSAQWARVSALPVSGGHPSGGYWLGVSAIAAAVCVTVLGAVRLIRARPRAVAALAVVLVAFGSVSGAAALDGRPAADPAAATTMSTRSGGPGSLIDWDTLGDHGRRFVADTSHPGAVRAYAGLGSAADVSARAALAADDMVRAGGLGRSAVVVMVPTGSGWIDGTAAAGFEELFGGDVAEVGMQYSSAPSWVSYLFAPDDAAAAAGALISAVADRIDGLPAAARPDLYVYGESMGAAAGSRALAEVPRAREMLCGALWVGPPARFTDPVPARSSVVVNDSDPVPNWDPETAVRPAGGATGAAAPPWIPVVSFLQSSVDVITSRSGPPGTGHVYGDGQVRGLPACPGPSRTDPSVA, from the coding sequence ATGACGGCCATGCCGGCGTTGCCGGTCCTCGCTCCCGGGGGCGTGGCGCGCGGCCCCCTCCCCCGCCTCGCGGGAACGCGGGCCGCCGCGGTCGCCCGCGCCCTCGTCCCGCGGACACGCACCCTCGTGGGCGGCTCGGCCGGCGCAGCGGCCGGCGTCTACCCCGGGATCATGCCGCGCAGCATGCTGGTCGAGGGGCTCGCCGCGGGAGTGTTCGCGGTGCTCGGCGTGGGGTTCGCCGTGCTGGTGACGTGGTTGTGGGCTCGGATGGTCCGCCGCCCCGGTGGCTCGCCGGGCCGCTCCCGCGCCGGGATCGCCACGGCGGTGGGGTGCGCGGGCGCCGTGACCGCGGCGGTGGCGTGGTCGGCGCAGTGGGCCCGCGTGTCGGCGCTTCCCGTTTCCGGCGGGCACCCGTCCGGCGGTTACTGGCTGGGGGTGTCCGCCATCGCCGCGGCCGTGTGCGTGACGGTGCTCGGCGCCGTACGCCTGATCCGTGCGCGGCCGCGGGCCGTCGCCGCCCTGGCCGTGGTGCTCGTCGCGTTCGGGTCCGTGTCCGGCGCGGCCGCGCTGGACGGCCGGCCCGCGGCCGATCCCGCGGCAGCGACCACCATGAGCACCCGCTCGGGCGGCCCCGGATCGCTCATCGACTGGGACACGCTGGGCGACCACGGGCGCAGGTTCGTCGCCGACACCTCGCATCCCGGGGCCGTGCGCGCGTACGCCGGGCTGGGCTCCGCGGCGGACGTCTCCGCGCGCGCCGCCCTCGCCGCCGACGACATGGTGCGCGCCGGCGGACTCGGCCGAAGCGCAGTGGTCGTGATGGTCCCGACGGGTTCGGGCTGGATCGACGGCACCGCCGCGGCCGGGTTCGAGGAACTGTTCGGCGGTGACGTGGCCGAGGTGGGCATGCAGTATTCGAGCGCGCCCAGCTGGGTGTCCTACCTGTTCGCGCCCGACGACGCCGCCGCGGCCGCGGGCGCACTGATCTCGGCCGTCGCCGACCGCATAGACGGCCTTCCGGCGGCCGCACGCCCGGACCTGTACGTCTACGGCGAGAGCATGGGCGCCGCGGCCGGCTCCCGGGCGCTCGCCGAGGTTCCGCGAGCGCGCGAGATGCTCTGCGGGGCACTGTGGGTGGGACCGCCGGCGCGGTTCACCGACCCTGTGCCGGCGCGCTCGAGCGTGGTCGTCAACGACTCGGACCCGGTGCCGAACTGGGATCCGGAGACGGCAGTCCGGCCCGCCGGGGGCGCCACGGGAGCGGCGGCCCCGCCGTGGATCCCGGTGGTGAGCTTCCTGCAGAGCAGCGTCGATGTGATCACATCCCGGTCGGGGCCGCCCGGCACCGGCCACGTGTACGGGGACGGGCAGGTGCGCGGGCTGCCGGCCTGCCCGGGGCCGTCCCGCACCGACCCGAGCGTCGCGTAG
- a CDS encoding ATP-dependent 6-phosphofructokinase — protein MRIGILTGGGDCPGLNAAIRGITRAALDQYGSTVVGFHDGWRGLLTDSHREMSGGQRLDRILPRGGTILGTARVNPERLRAGLGDIRATLERNRIDALIPIGGEGTLKAARWLSDEGVPVVGVPKTIDNDIGGTDYTFGFDTAVSIATDAMDRLHTTAESHRRVMLVEVMGRHTGWIALRSGIATGAHIITIPEDPFDIDEICGLIRARFGRGDRHVIGVIAEGSVPRAGSGMALRDGGVDEYGHEIFTGVAAQMAPLIERDAGVEVRTTVLGYIQRGGTPSSYDRVLASRLGAHAARAVHDGAFGTMAAVRGTRMTLTPLADAVCELKTVPLELYREARIFFG, from the coding sequence ATGCGCATCGGAATCCTCACCGGCGGCGGCGACTGCCCGGGCCTCAACGCCGCGATCCGCGGCATCACCCGGGCGGCGCTCGACCAGTACGGGTCGACGGTGGTCGGATTCCACGACGGCTGGCGCGGCCTGCTCACCGACAGCCACCGGGAGATGTCCGGCGGCCAGCGGCTCGACCGCATCCTGCCGCGCGGGGGCACCATCCTGGGGACGGCCCGGGTGAATCCGGAGCGGCTGAGGGCCGGTCTCGGCGACATCCGGGCCACGCTCGAACGCAACCGGATCGACGCGCTGATCCCCATCGGCGGGGAGGGCACTCTCAAGGCCGCCCGGTGGCTCTCGGACGAGGGGGTGCCGGTGGTGGGGGTGCCCAAGACCATCGACAACGACATCGGCGGCACCGACTACACCTTCGGGTTCGACACCGCGGTGTCCATCGCCACCGATGCGATGGACCGCCTGCACACCACCGCCGAGTCGCACCGGCGGGTCATGCTCGTCGAGGTGATGGGGCGGCACACCGGGTGGATCGCGCTCCGCTCGGGCATCGCCACCGGCGCGCACATCATCACCATCCCCGAGGACCCGTTCGACATCGACGAGATCTGCGGGTTGATCCGCGCCCGCTTCGGCCGCGGGGACCGGCACGTGATCGGTGTCATCGCCGAGGGCTCGGTGCCGCGTGCGGGCAGCGGTATGGCGCTGCGCGACGGCGGCGTCGACGAGTACGGCCACGAGATCTTCACCGGCGTGGCCGCGCAGATGGCCCCGCTGATCGAGCGGGACGCCGGCGTCGAGGTGCGCACCACAGTGCTCGGCTACATCCAGCGCGGCGGCACCCCCAGCTCCTATGACCGGGTGCTGGCCAGCCGGCTCGGCGCGCACGCGGCCCGCGCGGTGCACGACGGGGCGTTCGGCACGATGGCGGCGGTCCGGGGCACCCGGATGACGCTGACTCCGCTGGCCGATGCGGTGTGCGAGCTCAAGACGGTGCCGCTGGAGCTGTACCGGGAGGCGCGGATCTTCTTCGGCTGA